The Deltaproteobacteria bacterium nucleotide sequence TGCAAATGTCCGGCTATCCAACCAAGGTCCGAGAGCTGTCATGGGACTTCAACAGCCGCTATCTCGCCACCGGCGGCGGCGACCAGATCACCATCTGGGATTGCAGCGGCAAGGGGCCGGCGGACACACAACCGATCGTCCTCAAGGGCCACCAAGGCGTGCTGCATTGCTTGGCCTATCAGCCCTACGGGGTTTTGTTGGCGTCGGGCGGCGACGATGGGATGGTAGGGTTGTGGAATCCGAAAAAAGACAAGAAGCCCGTCGGCGTTCATGCGCTCGAGGACGCGGTGTCCGAGGTGGTTTGGTCGCCGGACAGCCGGAGCTTGGCGGTCGCAGGGCACAACGGCGAGGTGAGACTGATACGAGTCGCAAAGGGCGGGGAATAAAGCATCGACATCGGTTTGAAAATCGCCGGCGAGCGGAGTATTTCAGGGGTCGTGAGCAAGGCTTCGGAAATAATACAGAAGACGCTCGTTGCGGAGGGTTACAGCCAGACCGAGCCGCGGCGCCAAGTGCTGGAGGTTTTTCTCGACGACGACAAACCGCTGACGCCGGCGGCGGTGCACAAAAAGTTGCACGACCGCAATATCAACCTGGCTTCGGTCTACCGCGCCATCGAGTTGTTCTGCCGGCTCGGCGTTTTGACGGAGGTCGATCATGTGGCCGAGGGGCAGCGTTTTGAGCTGTCGGACGAGTATCGCGGCCACCATCATCACTTGATCTGCGGCGGCTGCGGCAAGACCGAAGATATCGAAGATTGCGGCATGGAGGATTTTGAAAAACTGATCAGCCAGCGATTTCGTTTTAAGATTACGCGCCACGAGCTGCGGTTTATCGGTTTGTGCCAGCGCTGCCAGCGCTAAAATTTTTTGCTGGCGTAGTGCGAACGATTTGCATTTATCAATAATGGCTTTCTCGGGTCCTCAGTAAGGCTCGGGTCGCTAGCGTCATCAGAGCCGGGAGTTCGTGTGTGCCGGTACTGCAAATGATTCGCAATTTGCAAGAAGAGTTTACAAGTGATGAAAGCAAAGAAGTGACCCCGTTAGGGGCGAAACAGCCTGGAGGAGATCATGTTAATTTCCCACGCCCTTGTCGCGAAGCGCGTTTTTTCACTGATGAGCGCGGTTCTCGTCGTTGCGCTATGGACCCATTTGGCGCTGGCGCTGAACTACAACGTCACCGACCTGGGCACGCTCGGCGGAACTTTCGGTTTCGCCAACGGCATCAATAACCACGGCCAGGTGGTCGGTGAAGCGAGCCGGGGCGACGGCGTGGTGCGGCCGGTGCTTTGGCAAAACGGCCAGATCGTTGACCTGGGCACGCTCGGTGGCAACGACGGCAAGGCCTTCGACATTAATGAGAGCGGCGTGATTGTCGGCCGCGCGGCCAACGCCGCGGGCAGGCTGCGGCCCTTCATCATGGACTACGCCAATGGCGGACCGATGCGCGAGATTCCACCGCACGCCGGCGCCGTGCCGGCTGCCAACACCACCGATGGCACCGCCTATGGAATAAACTCCAGCGGCGTAGCCGCGGGGCACGGACGCAACGGCGCGGCGCTGTTTCAAGCCTTTACTTCCAACGGCACTTCGACGACGACAGTACCGACGCCAGGCGGTTCCAACGGCCGCGCTTGGGATATCAACGACGCCGGACAGATCGCCGGCTGGGGACGCGACGCCAGCAATGCCATCGTCGGCTATCGGTGGGACCCGATTGCCGGGCTAGTGATCGTCGGCAACCTCGTGCCCGGTGCCGACGTCTTTGGCGTTGGCATCAACAACAGCGGGCACGTCAGCGGCGCGATCCAAAAAGACTTCGGCCATCAGACACCGGGCCGCACAGCGATCTCGCGGTCGTTTCTATGGAACGGCTCGACAATCATCGACATCGGCTTGGTCCCCGGCTTCGACGGCTCGGCAGCAAATCTGATCAACGATCATGGCCAGATCGTCGGCTTAGCCTTCAACTTCGATGTGA carries:
- a CDS encoding PEP-CTERM sorting domain-containing protein; this encodes MLISHALVAKRVFSLMSAVLVVALWTHLALALNYNVTDLGTLGGTFGFANGINNHGQVVGEASRGDGVVRPVLWQNGQIVDLGTLGGNDGKAFDINESGVIVGRAANAAGRLRPFIMDYANGGPMREIPPHAGAVPAANTTDGTAYGINSSGVAAGHGRNGAALFQAFTSNGTSTTTVPTPGGSNGRAWDINDAGQIAGWGRDASNAIVGYRWDPIAGLVIVGNLVPGADVFGVGINNSGHVSGAIQKDFGHQTPGRTAISRSFLWNGSTIIDIGLVPGFDGSAANLINDHGQIVGLAFNFDVNGNAINSTAFLHENGVNHNLNTLIPASSGWYLTNAYDINERGQIVGQGVFQGQTRAFLLTPLSVPEPANVVLLGMGLIACAWLVKRTGKRRREIL
- a CDS encoding transcriptional repressor, with translation MDIGLKIAGERSISGVVSKASEIIQKTLVAEGYSQTEPRRQVLEVFLDDDKPLTPAAVHKKLHDRNINLASVYRAIELFCRLGVLTEVDHVAEGQRFELSDEYRGHHHHLICGGCGKTEDIEDCGMEDFEKLISQRFRFKITRHELRFIGLCQRCQR